One window of the Methylocystis parvus OBBP genome contains the following:
- a CDS encoding sterol desaturase family protein: protein MARSFIQNLMRDLEAPIETRGFGTGWFAGFFGLLFSGVALCFVASMRWPGLFSTPELVAMEGSFAFRVLFQLLLIAGYALALLSLLLRPRKAIGFAALIVALAASLIASFDPSDARTGVFFGVDFFAVNLMATGLMFAPLERLFPHKREQRLFRVEWREDLFYFLVSSMMVQVLTFLALAPSQAVNASTGAFADFRAAVGAQPFALQLVEAMFLTDLVQYWFHRAFHRIPFLWGFHAVHHSAPAMDWLAGARMHFIEIALLRGVTSLPLLTLGFTPAAMQSYIGLVYVYSSLVHANLKGDFNLLGQFLVTPRFHHWHHGLEEEAIDINFAIHFPWLDRLFGTYRLPPSRWPKAYGAPEKVPEGFVAQFMYPFRRGR from the coding sequence ATGGCGCGAAGCTTCATCCAGAATTTGATGCGCGACCTCGAGGCGCCGATCGAGACGCGCGGCTTCGGGACGGGCTGGTTCGCGGGCTTTTTCGGCCTGCTCTTTTCCGGCGTCGCCCTGTGCTTCGTCGCGTCGATGCGGTGGCCGGGTCTTTTTTCGACGCCCGAACTCGTCGCGATGGAGGGAAGCTTCGCCTTCCGCGTCCTCTTCCAGCTTCTGCTGATCGCGGGCTATGCGCTCGCTTTGCTTTCGTTGCTGCTGCGTCCCCGCAAGGCGATCGGATTCGCGGCGCTCATTGTCGCGCTCGCCGCAAGCCTCATCGCCAGTTTCGATCCTTCCGACGCGAGAACCGGCGTCTTTTTCGGCGTCGATTTCTTCGCCGTGAATCTCATGGCGACGGGCCTGATGTTCGCGCCGCTGGAGCGGCTCTTTCCGCATAAGCGCGAACAGCGTCTCTTCCGCGTGGAATGGCGCGAGGATCTTTTCTACTTCCTCGTCAGCTCGATGATGGTGCAGGTCCTGACCTTCCTCGCGCTCGCGCCCTCGCAGGCCGTCAACGCCTCGACGGGCGCCTTCGCCGATTTCCGCGCGGCGGTCGGCGCGCAGCCCTTCGCCTTGCAGCTCGTCGAAGCGATGTTCCTCACCGATCTCGTTCAGTATTGGTTTCACCGCGCCTTTCACCGCATCCCCTTTCTGTGGGGCTTCCACGCGGTGCATCACTCGGCGCCCGCCATGGACTGGCTCGCCGGGGCGCGCATGCATTTCATCGAGATTGCGCTGCTGCGCGGCGTGACGTCCCTGCCTTTGCTCACGCTCGGCTTCACGCCCGCGGCGATGCAGAGCTATATCGGGCTCGTTTACGTCTATTCGTCTTTGGTGCACGCCAATCTGAAGGGCGACTTCAATCTGCTCGGCCAGTTTCTCGTCACGCCGCGCTTCCACCACTGGCATCACGGATTGGAGGAAGAAGCGATCGACATAAATTTTGCGATCCATTTCCCCTGGCTCGACCGTCTTTTCGGCACCTATCGCCTCCCGCCCTCGCGCTGGCCCAAGGCCTATGGCGCGCCGGAGAAGGTCCCGGAAGGATTTGTCGCGCAGTTCATGTATCCGTTCAGACGCGGGAGATAG
- a CDS encoding cell wall hydrolase, with the protein MFGVIIPWAAGVMAPWALGVGALVSFTASAGQDAVGDWNVAPLTARARAAAAPATLQLASFGEIASGDLGLSGQSRALVQSARLMVGAPDDLRSIPDEREPHVDLKPDVKHFPEVDRTHKGDPIVAMRPSFETRVVNPQALGLAEPARLTFRIDGRSPARTSVALAPRGAMPGDEAIYEAEAARVEAMTTTQTQKSTAASSPSQSASSATSRANEPSREPVYQALAERALHGATPQVSRAVALGSSTPAQPDAIPIEVSSFPQATLALGAPERSVARPDYASLASRDNMDRERRCLAEAVYFESRSEPEAGQAAVAQVVLNRVQSGLYPTSICGVVYQNRHHYKACQFSFACEGKSLRITEPESWSTAVRIANEVMDGRTYLTEVGRSTHYHATYVKPRWARALTRMDMIGRHIFYRLKPGQT; encoded by the coding sequence GTGTTTGGCGTCATAATTCCCTGGGCGGCGGGCGTCATGGCCCCCTGGGCGCTCGGCGTCGGCGCGCTCGTCTCCTTTACGGCGAGCGCCGGCCAGGACGCCGTCGGCGACTGGAATGTCGCGCCGCTCACCGCCCGCGCCCGCGCAGCCGCCGCCCCCGCCACATTGCAGCTCGCTTCGTTCGGCGAGATCGCCTCCGGCGATCTCGGGCTTTCGGGTCAGAGCCGCGCGCTGGTGCAGAGCGCGCGCCTGATGGTCGGCGCGCCGGACGATCTGCGCTCCATACCCGACGAGCGCGAACCGCATGTCGATCTCAAACCGGACGTGAAGCACTTTCCGGAAGTGGACCGCACCCATAAGGGCGACCCGATCGTCGCCATGCGGCCGAGTTTCGAGACGCGCGTCGTCAATCCCCAGGCGCTCGGTCTCGCCGAGCCGGCGCGGCTGACCTTCCGGATCGACGGCAGAAGCCCGGCCCGCACGAGCGTGGCGCTCGCCCCGCGCGGCGCCATGCCCGGCGACGAAGCGATCTATGAGGCGGAAGCCGCGCGCGTCGAGGCGATGACGACGACGCAGACGCAGAAATCGACGGCGGCGTCCTCACCCTCGCAAAGCGCCTCCAGCGCGACGTCGCGCGCCAATGAACCCTCGCGCGAGCCCGTCTATCAAGCGCTCGCCGAACGCGCGCTTCATGGCGCGACGCCACAGGTCTCGCGCGCCGTCGCGCTGGGTTCGTCAACCCCGGCGCAGCCCGACGCCATTCCGATCGAGGTTTCTTCCTTCCCGCAGGCGACGCTGGCGCTCGGCGCGCCGGAGAGGAGCGTTGCGCGGCCCGATTACGCTTCGCTCGCCAGCCGCGACAATATGGATCGCGAGCGCCGCTGCCTCGCCGAAGCCGTCTATTTCGAGTCCCGCAGCGAGCCGGAGGCGGGGCAGGCGGCCGTCGCGCAGGTGGTGCTCAACCGCGTGCAGAGCGGCCTCTATCCAACGTCGATCTGCGGGGTCGTCTATCAGAACCGGCATCACTACAAGGCTTGCCAGTTCTCCTTCGCCTGCGAAGGCAAGTCGCTCCGCATCACGGAGCCGGAATCATGGTCGACGGCGGTGCGCATCGCCAATGAAGTGATGGACGGCCGCACCTATCTGACCGAAGTCGGCCGCTCGACCCATTACCATGCGACCTATGTCAAACCGCGCTGGGCGCGCGCGCTGACTCGCATGGACATGATCGGCCGGCACATTTTCTACAGGCTCAAGCCCGGCCAGACCTGA